The nucleotide window TAAAGGAAGCGTGAACCAAGGGTCTACTAAACGTAAAAGAAGCGTGAACCAAGGGTCTACTAAACGTAAAACAAGCGTGAACCAAGGGCCTACTAAACGTAAAAGAAGCGCGAACCAAGGGTCTACTAAACGTAAAAGAAGCGTGAACAAAGGGTCTACTAAACGTAAAAGAAGCGTGAACCAAGGGTCTACTAAACGTGAGCGAGGAGCGGACATTGACTAATCGTACTTCCAAAACATCTCTACACCTTTAATGAAAAACAGGGCAACGTTATGAATCCTTCTTGATAAGTTATCCCGGATGAAGGAATCTCTTCTAACATGCACTTGCAAGATTGCACGAATAATTCATCCGAAGTAAAGGGTTGATGGAAGTGATTACAGCCGGGGAAACGTAATTACTATAATTCACTTTAATAACCCAGTTCGGATGATGATCAGTTCATTAGCGAAGCTGCATGCGAGGCTTATActttattctttcattatttccGGCTCATTGAATTTTCATTTTATAGCGAAAATGTAACTATGATATGGAAATGCTGAGAGCAGCCATTCTGGtggtttcagctctctctctctctctctcctctctctctctctctctcNNNNNNNNNNNNNNNNNNNNNNNNNNNNNNNNNNNNNNNNNNNNNNNNNNNNNNNNNNNNNNNNNNNNNNNNNNNNNNNNNNNNNNNNNNNNNNNNNNNNNNNNNNNNNNNNNNNNNNNNNNNNNNNNNNNNNNNNNNNNNNNNNNNNNNNNNNNNNNNNNNNNNNNNNNNNNNNNNNNNNNNNNNNNNNNNNNNNNNNNNNNNNNNNNNNNNNNNNNNNNNNNNNNNNNNNNNNNNNNNNNNNNNNNNNNNNNNNNNNNNNNNNNNNNNNNNNNNNNNNNNNNNNNNNNNNNNNNNNNNNNNNNNNNNNNNNNNNNNNNNNNNNNNNNNNNNNNNNNNNNNNNNNNNNNNNNNNNNNNNNNNNNNNNNNNNNNNNNNNNNNNNNNNNNNNNNNNNNNNNNNNNNNNNNNNNNNNNNNNNNNNNNNNNNNNNNNNNNNNNNNNNNNNNNNNNNNNNNNNNNNNNNNNNNNNNNNNNNNNNNNNNNNNNNNNNNNNNNNNNCAgagagtcgctcgatagtctccaggcgtgaaggcgaagagagagagggttgtcgtggaacctgaggaagtgcggttgactcagtagatctgacctgacggacagaggccacggcggttgactcgatagggtctttaggtccgcgaactactctctctgtctagccaccagggcgctaccaaagtcatctgtaggcttcgagccacctttattctgctgagcccatgtcttatcagcgtgaaaaggaggaaaacgtacacatccagattgttccacttgttctgaaaagagtcttctaaggaagctttcgggggCTGGTAcagggggcaatagactgggagttgggcgttgaggttgttgcaaggcggtcaaccaccggggcgccccatcgttgaatgatgagcttggctattcctgggagaagggaccatttttcccctactatgtggcccattctgctgaggccgtcggccagggcgatttactttccggaaagaaccttgctaacatcaccccttgattccctatcactcagtctagattctctatggtgaggtcgcccaactccttcgattacaagtaccctgcttgttatgtatgccattaccgtggtgttgtcgctcatccacgccacgggaGTTCCCCTTTAgtagacttgcgaagtgtaggcacgccttctggactacttccaactccaggacattgtgtggagttgtctctcccccccccccccccccggtcgctttttctgccaagaataggcgactgtagacacctggtcctgggagaagaacttcttccatggtacccttctctagcatggacaacacctcctcttgaagggcggtcctctttaacgggtctttaggatctagccatctatccggttggccggaaaaggcgtgggtggttccgttaggaatggaagttcgtagcccttctttagtaaggacactgtccaaggttccgctccttgagccctccatgcttgccaatgaccgcctgagtcatcctccaaccgaAGGTTGGGTgtggatagggagcctcccactcttcccttctctctcctatagacggagtactccgtcatccgaggacctggatttcacctgcggggacgtccgcaccaggggcctgggttaccgcaaagcaacgctggttcagcggggactcccgtcagcccaaggctctgggtgccgaggatgcggttcccgtgggctggcccgacagcgggaaccgttccttctgaccccaaggcctcaccagccgggctggttcggccaggccgcccgaccagcagcgcgttttcccccgctgggcggggttaaccggaggcttcggggacttacgcttacctgtagagtccttcctaccgcttgatctcgagtcgccgggtcaccgggcactccccggtcgcttcggttctggaatcccaggcactcccttgcggtggtacccggtttccccggcggggagctccgcaccaggttcggggttcagaaccggcaacgccgtaccgtcgaggactactgttcgtgtattctctccgggggacgcggacgcggatcctcgtgggctgccccaacggagggaaccgttccttttaagtccgagggccgaaccagctgcgctgattcggccaggctgcccgtaaagaagttcggttacacccgttggcggggtgaaccggaggcttcgcggtcttacgcctgcctgaagaggccttctcgcatttctcccctgcgagggttatatctgcatCTGGAGGAtagccttcgtggtgagaaaaacccctgggttgtcggtccggggggacgctgcaagacagacctggggggctccttctcggcgaggccctcggctgcagaagagactgaaaaatacgctaagagactggagaagaattagagacattttcccctacatggggtcatcagaggagacgtggcctgcttgcaccag belongs to Palaemon carinicauda isolate YSFRI2023 chromosome 17, ASM3689809v2, whole genome shotgun sequence and includes:
- the LOC137656555 gene encoding protein PBMUCL2-like, which encodes MNQGPTKRKRSVKQWSTKRKGSVNQGPTKRKRSVNQGSTKRKRSVNQGPTKPKRSVNQEPTKREVSVNQGSTKRKGSVNQGSTKRKRSVNQGSTKRKTSVNQGPTKRKRSANQGSTKRKRSVNKGSTKRKRSVNQGSTKRERGADID